Proteins encoded within one genomic window of Lynx canadensis isolate LIC74 chromosome B4, mLynCan4.pri.v2, whole genome shotgun sequence:
- the LOC115518295 gene encoding olfactory receptor 6C3-like, whose protein sequence is MKNYTIPKEFILLGLSDDPELQTVIFLFLIITYILSVTGNLTIITLTLVDSHLQTPMYFFLRNFSVLEISFTTVCIPRFLGTIITRDKSISYNNCTAQLFFLIFMGITEFYLLTAMSYDRYVAICKPLHYTTIMNKRVCILLVFCAWLAGFLNIFPPVILFLQLDYCGSNVIDHFACDYFPLLQLSCSDTWLLEVIGFYSAIVILLFTLALIILSYMFIMRTILKLPSASQRKKAFSTCSSHMIVISISYGSCIFMYANPSAKQKASLTKGVAILNTSVAPMMNPFIYTLRNQQVKQAFKDTVQKVMFFSSN, encoded by the coding sequence ATGAAAAACTACACAATACCTAAAGAATTCATTCTTCTAGGGCTATCTGATGACCCAGAGCTCCAgactgtgatttttctctttttaattatcaCATATATATTAAGTGTCACTGGAAATTTGACCATCATCACTCTCACCTTGGTGGATTCCCATCTACAGACCCCTATGTATTTCTTCCTCAGGAACTTCTCTGTATTAGAAATATCCTTTACAACTGTCTGTATTCCTAGGTTTCTGGGCACAATTATCACCAGAGACAAATCTATTTCATACAATAATTGTACAGCTCAGTTGTTTTTCCTCATCTTCATGGGTATAACTGAGTTTTATCTTCTCACTGCCATGTCCTATGATCGCTATGTAGCCATCTGTAAACCCCTACATTATACAACCATCATGAACAAAAGAGTCTGCATTTTACTTGTCTTCTGTGCTTGGCTGGCAGGATTCTTAAATATCTTCCCACCAGttattctttttctccagttAGATTACTGTGGCTCCAATGTCATCGATCACTTTGCTTGTGACTATTTTCCCCTCTTGCAGTTATCTTGCTCAGACACATGGCTCCTAGAAGTGATTGGCTTTTACTCTGCAATAGTCATACTGCTTTTCACTTTGGCATTAATAATTCTATCCTACATGTTCATCATGAGAACAATTCTGAAACTGCCTTCCGCCAGTCAGAGAAAAAAGGCATTTTCTACGTGTTCCTCTCACATGATTGTCATTTCCATCTCTTATGGAAGCTGCATATTCATGTATGCCAACCCTTCCGCAAAACAGAAGGCATCACTGACCAAAGGAGTAGCTATTCTGAATACCTCTGTGGCTCCTATGatgaatccatttatatataCCCTGAGGAACCAGCAAGTAAAGCAAGCCTTTAAGGATACTGTCCAAAAGGTTATGTTTTTCTCCAGTAATTGA
- the LOC115518917 gene encoding LOW QUALITY PROTEIN: olfactory receptor 6C3-like (The sequence of the model RefSeq protein was modified relative to this genomic sequence to represent the inferred CDS: inserted 3 bases in 2 codons; deleted 2 bases in 1 codon), with product MRNHTMITEFVLLGISDDPKLQXLTLFMAYVLNVTRNLTTIQNVTLTKCHLKITMYYFMRNFCFLEITFTSVSIPRFAGTIITKVKTLXYNNCLAQLFYFTFMDMSEIFLLRATSFDHYIAICRPLHFTTMNKKICTLLVFGSWLGEFLTIFPPLMLILQLDFCAANVIDHFSCDYFPILQLSCSDTWLLEMIGFYFAFVTLLFTLAFVILSYMCILSTILRIPSATQKKKAFSTCSSHLIVISISYGSSIFMYVKPSAKERASLIKGVAILNISIAPMLNPFIYTLRNQQVKQAFKTLLHKVVFSRNK from the exons atgaGAAACCATACAATGATTACAGAGTTTGTTCTCTTGGGCATCTCAGATGACCCAAAGCTTCA GTTAACTTTATTTATGGCTTATGTATTAAATGTCACCAGAAACCTAACCACCATT CAGAATGTCACCTTGACAAAATGTCATCTCAAGATTACTATGTATTACTTCATGAGGAATTTCTGCTTCTTAGAAATTACATTCACCAGTGTGTCTATCCCCAGATTTGCGGGTACGATCATTACTAAAGTCAAGACAT CCTATAACAATTGTTTAGCTCAGCTATTTTACTTCACCTTCATGGATATGTCAGAGATTTTTCTTCTCAGGGCCACGTCTTTTGATCACTACATTGCCATCTGCAGGCCTCTTCATTTCACCACCATGAACAAGAAAATCTGCACCCTGCTGGTCTTTGGGTCATGGCTGGGAGAATTCCTTACCATTTTCCCACCACTCATGCTCATCCTCCAGCTAGATTTCTGTGCTGCCAATGTAATCGATCATTTCTCCTGTGactatttccccattttacaacTCTCGTGCTCAGATACATGGCTTTTAGAGATGATTGGcttttactttgcttttgttACTCTGCTCTTCACGTTGGCATTCGTGATTCTTTCCTACATGTGCATTCTTAGCACCATTCTGAGAATCCCGTCTGCTACTCAGAAGAAAAAGGCTTTCTCCACATGTTCCTCTCACTTGATTGTCATTTCCATCTCTTATGGGAGCTCTATATTCATGTATGTCAAGCCTTCAGCAAAAGAAAGAGCATCACTGATCAAAGGGGTAGCTATTCTCAACATCTCAATTGCCCCCATGTTGAACCCTTTTATTTATACCCTGAGGAACCAGCAAGTAAAACAAGCTTTCAAAACTTTGCTTCATAAAGTAGTGTTttctagaaacaaatga